Part of the Cyanobacteria bacterium QS_8_64_29 genome is shown below.
AGGTGGCGCCGGATCCCGTTGCTGGTATGGCAGCCGATCGCGGTCAGCCCAGCCGGACAGTGGCCGATCTCTTCTTGCAACTCCCGCCGCACGGCAGCAGCCGGCGTCTCGCCCGGCTCGAGGTGACCGCCAAAACAGGCCCAATGCCCAGGGTAGACAATGTCGGAGCGGCGATCGCGCAGCTGCAGCAGAAAGCGGCGCTGGCGATGCAGCACCGCGACGGCCACCTCGGTGAACCGCTCAGCCATCGGCCGTCGGTGCCGAGCGCGCCGGCCGGAACAGGTGGGCGTAGTCGGGGTGGTAGAGCCGCGAGCGCGCCTGGGCCAGATTGTAAGCCGCGCGATCGCGAGCTGCCTCCACGGCTGGCCCGATGAGATAGAGCGTGGTCCGGGTGAGGTTCTGCTGCTGGGATTGGGCGGCCATCTGGGCCAGCGGGACCAGCCAGATGGCCTCGTCGGGCCAGCCCAGGCGGTAGCAGATCGCCACGGGCGTCTGCTCGGGGTAGTGCTGCTGCAGCTGAGCTTGGGCAGCTGCCACGTGGCGCGCTGCCAGGTACAGGCCCAGGCTGGCACCGTGGGCCGCCAGCGACGCCAGGGCTTCGGCCTCCGGAACGGCCGAGGCCCGCCCGCTGATGCGGGTCAGGATGATGGTCTGGGTAAGCTCGGGGACCGTCAGCTCAATGCCCAGCTTGGCCGTGGCATCCTGATAGGCCCCAATGCCAGGCACGAGCTCGAAGGGGACCTCGGCCTCGGTCAGGGCGCGGATTTGCTCGTGGATGGCGCTGTAGAGGCTCAGATCGCCCGAGTGCAGCCGCACCACGGCATGCCCGCTGCGCACGCGATCAATGGCAATGGGCAGGATCTGCTCGAGAGTTTTGTTGCCGGTGGGCACCCGCTCGGCATCGGCACGCACCGCTTGCAAGATGGCCGACGGCACCAGCGAGTGCGCAAAGATGACAGTATCGGCCCGCGCCAGGATCTTGTGGGCCTTGACGGTCAGCAGCTCCGGGTCGCCGGGGCCGGCACCGATCAAATAGACGCCGGCTGGTAGCGGATCAGGTGTCGGCATAGTCCTTCGGGCGCGAGCGCGGCGCCCGCCGATCCACACGCACGACGTCCGGTAGCGGGCGATCGCACCAATACAGCCAGATCAAGCCAATGGCCCCCAAGCCAATGCCCAACGCGCTCGCCACCTGGGCCGCTTGCACGCCTGCCAGCATCAAGCTGTCGGTGCGCAGGTCCTCAATCCAGATGCGGCCCGCGCTGTAGGCCATGGCGTACGCCAGCGCGATCACGCCCAGCTTGAGGCGGCCGGGATGGCGCAGCCCCCAGACAAATAGTGCCATCAGCAGCACGAAAACGCCCAGATCCCACAGCGATTCGTATAAAAAGGTGGGGTGGAAGTAGGCCTCATCCAGGTACTGCGGCGGGCGCTTGGCCGGCGGGATGTAGAGCTTCCAGGGCAGGTCCGTGGGCCGGCCGAAGGCCTCCGAGTTGAAAAAGTTGCCCCAGCGCCCGATGGCCTGACCCAGCACCAGCGGCGGCGCTACCAAATCGGCCAGCCGCCACCAGGAGACGCGCCGCAGGCGCGCGAAAATTGCGGCTGCTAGCGCGCCGCCCAAAATGGCGCCGTGAATGGCAATCCCGCCGTTCCAGATCGCCACGATCTCGCCCGGTTTGCCGGCGTAGCGCTCCCACTCGAACAGCACGTAGTACAGGCGGGCCCCCGGAATGGCGCCGATGACCAGCCAAACCGCCAGATCGCCCACCAGCTCGAGGCTGACGTTGCGCCGCTTGGCCAGAGCTTGCGCCAGCGTCACCCCCACCAGGACGGCGAGCGCAATGAGCGCGCCGTACCAGCGCACGCTAACCGGCCCCAGCTCGAACAGGATGGGGCCCGGCGATTGGAATTGGAACGCAAACAGTGCCATGGTAAAATCCTAACTGGGCAGCTGTGCGCCAGCCCAACTCTATCAAGCCACCGCTGCACTCGCGGCGCGCGCCACAATGGGAGAGCAGTCACCCGGCAAGCGGCAACCGCTATGGCACCTGCAACCGCGCGCGAGGATGTCCTGCTGGGCAAATCGCTGGAGGAGCTGCAAGCCTGGGCGCGCCAGCACGGGCAGCCGGCCTTTCGGGGCAAGCAGATCCACCAGTGGCTCTACCGCAAAGGGGCGCGATCACTGCGCGAGGTCTCGGTCCTGCCCAAGGCCTGGCGCGAGTCGCTGGCCGATTGGCCGCTGGGGCGCTCGGCGCTGCACCACCGCAGCATTGCCCCTGACGGCACGCGCAAGTACCTGCTGCGGCTGGCAGATGGGGCCGTCGTCGAGACCGTCGGCATTCCCACAGCCAAGCGGCTGACGGTGTGCGTCTCCTCGCAGGTGGGCTGCCCCATGGCCTGCGACTTTTGCGCCACGGGCAAAGGCGGCTTTAGCCGCAACTTAGCCTGCCACGAGATTGTGGACCAGGTGCTGACTGTGGGCGAGGACTTCGGGCAGCGCCCCAGCAACGTGGTGTTTATGGGCATGGGCGAGCCGCTGCTCAACGAAGCGGCCGTGGTGGCTGCCATCCGCTCGCTCAATCGCGATGTGGGCATCAGCCAGCGATCGCTAACCCTCTCGACGGTGGGGTTACCGGGGCGCATCCGCCAGCTGGCCCAGCAGCAGCTCCAAATCACCTTTGCCGTCAGCCTGCACGCCTCCAACCAGGCCGTGCGCGAGCGGCTCATTCCCAGCGCCCGCCACCACCCGCTGGCGGCGCTGTTGGCCGAGTGCCGCGACTACGTTGCCCTGACCGGGCGCCGGGTGAGCTTCGAATACATCCTGCTGGCAGGCACCAACGATGCCCCCGAGCAGGCGCAAGAGCTCGCCGAGCATCTGCGCGGCTTCCAGAGCCACACCAACCTCATCCCCTACAATCCCATCGACGAGGCTGACTATCAGCGGCCCGATCGGCAGCGCATCCAGGCGTTCCGTTCGGTGCTGGAGCAGCACGGCATTGCCACCAGCGTGCGCCACTCGCGCGGCCTAGAAGCCGATGCCGCCTGCGGGCAGTTGCGCCAAGAGCGCGCCCGGGCCTAGCCACCCACCCTGAAGCTGCCATGCAACCCGATTGGCAACCCTGCAACGCCTACACCGACATCCGCTACGAAAAAGCGGCGGGCATCGCCAAAGCCACCATCGACCGCCCCCACAAGCGCAATGCCTTTCGGCCCCAAACCGTCTCCGAGCTCTACGATGCCTTCTGCGACGCCCGCGAAGACCCCAACATTGGCGTTGTCCTGCTGACTGGGGCCGGCCCGCACAGCGATGGCAAGCATGCCTTCTGCGCCGGTGGCGACCAGAGCGTGCGCGACAAGGCGGGCTACGCCGATGCGGGCGGTACGCCGCGCTTGAACGTACTGGATTTGCAGCGGCTGATTCGCTCCATGCCCAAGGTGGTCATTGCCCTGGTGGCCGGCTACGCCATCGGCGGGGGCAACGTGCTGCAGGTGGTTTGCGATCTCACCATCGCTGCCGACAACGCCGTTTTCGGGCAAACCGGTCCCAAGGTGGGCAGCTTTGACGGCGGCTTTGGCGCCAACTACCTGGCGCGCATTGTGGGGGTCAAAAAAGCCAAAGAAATTTGGTTCCTGTGCCGCCAGTACGATGCCGAGCAAGCCCGCGAGATGGGCTTGGTCAATTGCGTGGTGCCCCTGGCGAAGCTGGAGGCCGAGGGCGTGCGCTGGGCCCATGAAATTCTGGACAAAAGCCCCATTGCCATCCGCTGCCTCAAGGCCGCCTTCAACGCCGATACCGACGGGCAGGCCGGCCTGCAGGAGTTGGCCGGCAACGCCACCTTGCTCTACTACATGACCGAGGAGGGCAACGAAGGCAAGCAGGCATTTTTGGACAAGCGCTCGCCCGATTTCCGCCAGTATCCCTGGCGGCCCTAACCGGGCGGCTGCGATACCATAACAAGCGGTACGGCGCAACACCGAGGCGATATGGGGTGGCTGCAGCGCCTGTGGCGCGTGGTTCGGGCCAACATCAACAGCCTGATCGGGCGGGCCGAGGATCCCGAGAAAATCCTGGAGCAGGCGGTTGCGGACATGCAGCAGGATCTGGTGCGGCTGCGGCAAGCAGTTGCCCAGGCGATCGCCTCGCAAAAGCGGACCGAGCGCCAGGCTAGCCAAGCCCGCTCCCAGGCCCAGGAGTGGCACCGCCGCGCCCAGCTCGCGCTAGAAAAAGGCGACGAGAATCTAGCCCGCGAAGCCCTGCAGCGCCGCAAGACCCACCAGGACAACGCCCAAGCACTCGAGCAGCAGCTGCAGCAGCAGAACCAGGTCGTTGATCGCCTCAAGCGCAACATGCGCCAGCTCGAGGGCAAAATCTCGCAGGCGCGGACCCAAAAGGATCTCTACATCGCCCGGGCGCGCTCGGCTCAGGCCTCGCAAAAGATTGCCGAGCTCACCGACGACCTCAGCACCGGCAGCGCCCTCAATGCCTTCGAGCGCATGGAGGACAAGGTCAACGAGCTCGAAACCAGCGCCCAGGCCGCCCAGGAGCTGAGCGGCGACGAGCTCGACAAGCGCTTCAGCCGCCTGGAGCAAGGCGAAGCCGTTGAGAGCGAGCTGTCGCAGCTGCGCGCGGGGCAAAGCAGCGGCGAGCTCCCGGCCGGCGAGCAACCCGCCATTGGGGATGCCGAGGTGGAGCGCGAGCTGGAGCGGCTGCGCTCGCAGCGCGACCGGTAATGCGCCGGGCCGGCCACTCGCAAGCCGTTAACATAGCGGGCAGAAAGGGAGCAGCGTGCCGGGTGGGTTCCCCCCGCAAGCGAGGAACAAGGAGCAACCATGGGACTATTCGATCGCCTCAGCCGCGTCGTTCGCGCCAACCTCAACGATCTGGTGGGCAAAGCCGAAGACCCCGAGAAGGTCCTGGAGCAGTCCGTCTCGGACATGCAAGAGGATCTGGTGCAGCTGCGGCAAGCCGTCGCCCAGGCGATCGCCGCTCAAAAGCGCACCCAAAAGCAGTACGACCAGAACCAAGCCGAGGCCGACAACTGGCACCAGCGCGCCCAGCTCGCCCTGAGTAAAGGCGAAGAGGACTTAGCGCGCGAAGCCCTGCAGCGCAAAAAAAGCTACGCCGATACCGCCGCCAACCTCAAACAGCAACTCGATCAGCAAAAGCAGCAGGTCGATGAGCTCAAGCGCAAGCTGGTGGCCCTCGAGGGCAAAATCTCGGAGGCCAAAACCAAAAAGGACATGTACAAATCCCGCGCCAAGGCGGCCAAGGCCAACCAAGAGCTGCAGCAGCAGCTGGGCAATGCCGGCAACAGCAGCGCTTGGAGCGCCTTCGAGCGCATGGAAGAGAAAGTGACCGAGCTGGAGGCCACCTCGGAAGCAGCTGGCGAGCTGGGCAGCTCCGATCTGGAGCAGCAGTTCGCCCAACTCGAAGGCGGCAGCGACGTCGACGAAGAGCTCTCGGCCATGAAGGCCCAGCTCAGCGGCAGCAGCAGCAAGGGCGAGCTACCGGAGGGCCAGCAGCAGGCTGAAGAGGGCGAGGGCTCCTCGCAGGGTAAGGCCTCGGATGAGGTCGTCGACGCCGAGCTGGACGAGCTTCGCTCGCAGCTCAATCGCAACAGCTAACCCATGCGCTTTGCCCGGCGCTTGCAACCGCTGCAAGCCAACGTCTTTGCCGAGATGGATGCGGCCAAAGCGCGGGCGCGCTCGGCCGGTCGGCCCATCATCGACCTATCGCTGGGCTCCACGGATCGGCCCGCCCCCGAGCGAGCGCTCGCCGCTATCGAGGGCTCGCTGAGCGATCCCAGCACGCACGGCTATACCCTGTTTCACGACACCCAGGCCTTCCGCGAGGCCGTGGCCCGCTGGTACGAGCGCAAGTACGGCCTGGCGATCAATGCGGAGACGGAGGTCCTGCTGCTCATTGGCTGCCAGGAGGGGACAGCGCACCTGCCGCTAGCGCTGCTCGATCCCGGCAGCGTGGCCCTACTCCAGGATCCGGGGTATCCCTCCCACGCCGGCGGCGTCCGCCTGGCCGATGGCGAGATCTATCGCATGCCCACCCTGGCCGAAAACGAGTTTTTGCCCCAGCTAGAGGCAATCCCGCAGGCCGTCCTAGAGCGGGCGCGGATGATGGTGCTGAGCTATCCGCACAATCCCACCACCGCCACCGCCCCGCTTTCGTTTTTCCAGCGTGCTGTGGCCTTCTGCCGCGATTGGAACCTGGCGCTGGTCCACGACTTTCCCTACGCCGACTTTGTCTACGATGGCCGGCCGGCAGCCCCCTCGGCCCTGCAAGCCGATCCGGCCCGGGAGCGGACGATCGAGTTTTTCACCTTATCCAAGTCGTTCAACATGGGCGGCTTTCGCGTGGCCTATGCCATCGGCAACGCCGAGCTCATCGCCGCGCTCCAGAACGTCAAATCGACCGTCGATTTCAACCAGTACCGCGGCATCATCAACGGCGCGATCGCTGCCCTGGAGGGCTCGCAAGCCATCGTGCAGGATACGGTTGCCCAGTTCCAACAGCGGCGGGATGCCTTGGTTGGCGCGCTGCACCGGGTGGGCTGGCCGGTGCCTGCGCCCGCGGCCACCTTGTACGTTTGGGCGCCGCTGCCGGCGGGCTGGCCCGGTACAGCCATGCAGTTCTGTACGCAGCTGGTCGCCGAGACCGGCGTGGCGGCCGCACCCGGTTCGGGCTTTGGCGAGCGCGGCGAGGGGTACGTGCGCTTGGCGCTGGTGCGAGATCCCGAGGTACTGACCCAAGCTGCCGAGCGCATGGGCGAGTTCCTCCAGCCCTACCTGCAGGCGGCACCGGCACGGTGAGCCCGCTTAGAGCGCCGCGCCCTCGCGCCAGGCCTGCCAGAATATTGTCGCTGCCAGGCCGGCCATCAACCCCCGGAACAGCAGCGCCACGGCGCGATCGGGCAAGCGAGGCAGCAAGCGCGTGCTGACCTGCGCGCCCGCCAAGCCGCCTGTCCCCAGCAGCAGGCCCGGTAGCAGCGCCACATTGCCCGCTTGCGCGTGTCCCAAGCAGGCTGAGGTGGTGGCAATGGCGACAGCCCCCAGGCTGGCGCGCACGGCCGTTTTGATGGACTCCCCCAGCAGCAGCACTTGCAGCGGCACCAGAACGACGCCGCCGCCCACCCCAAACAGCCCGGCCATAAAGCCGGCGATGCCGCCCGTTCCCAGCCGCGAGGCCCAGGGCGCGATCGCGGCTGGGCTTGCACTGGCGCTCGCCAGGCGCCGGCGCAAGCCCATCAAATAGATGTTGGTCAGCAGCAGCGCCCCAAATGCCGCCAGCAGCACTGCCGAGGCGAGGCGCTCCGCAGCCCAGGCACCGCCCTGCGCCGCAATCGCGGCCGGCACGCCCAGGGCAAGCGCGCTGCGCCAGCTCAGCTCCCCCATGCGCCAGTTCTGGAGGCTGCCCGAGAGCGAGATCACCACGATGGCCAAGCTGCTGGTGGCGACAGCCCGAACCGGGACGTAGCCCCAGCTCACCAGCAGCGGCACCAACAGGACGCCGCCGCCAATGCCCAGCAAGCCGGCCAGCAGGCCTGCCCCCACCCCACTTAGTGCCAAAGCGAGCCCGCTCGCGACCGTCACCGCCACCTCCGCTGCGCTTGGCAGACAGTGCTATACCGGGAGAGGCAAGCTAGCGCGATGAGGAGTCCCCATGAGCCAAGCCGCTGATCGCAACACCGCCCAAGCGCCCCAGGTCAAAGCCAAGCATATCTTGGACCGGCTCAACTGGGGCGAGCCGGCCTTTTCCATCCTGGATGTGCGTGATCGCAGCGCCTACAACCAGTCGCGCATCATGGGCGCCCTATCCATGCCCATGACGGAGTTGGTCGAGCGGGCGCGCCGCTCCTTCGAGGCCGATCGCGTGCTCTACGTTTACGGCGAAAGCGACCGGCAAACGGCCGAGGCCGTCCGGCAACTGCAAGCAGCGGGGTTCCAGCAGGCCTACGGCGTTGAAGGTGGGCTCTTGGGCTGGAAGCGCATGGCCGGCCCCACCGAAGGCAACGCCGACGCTTCCTAGTTGCAATGGCCTCGCAACCGCCGTGCCATAATAAAGATTGGTGTTCCTTTACATAACTAAACGTTATGGCAGGGTTAGCAGACCTCAAGCGGGCGCTGTCTAGGCTTGTCCCCATCCCCTCAGGCATCGAGCGCTCGCGATCGCGCGCTTATGACCTTAAAATGCGCCTGGATTGGGGGCAGCCAGCCCTGACGATCGTCGACGTCCGCGATCGGCGGGCCTACAACATCAGCCACATCCAAGGCGCCGTTTCCATGCCGCGCAACGAGCTGCTGGAGCGGGCGCTGGCAACGCTTGAGCCCCAGCGCGATATCTACATCTATGGCGATACAGACGAAGACACCGCCGCAGCCGCCCAGACGCTACGCACTGCCGGCTTCCAGCGGGTGACCGAGCTGCGCGGGGGCGTCGCCGGCTGGAAGGCATTCGGCTACCCGGTGGAGTCCATGTTTGCCTACAGCCTCTAGGCAGCGCTATTTGTGCTCAAACACGCCATTGAACTGGCGCAAGTCGAGGTTGGCAAAGACCGGGACGCAGTCAAAGCACTGCCGGGCGAGCGCCCAGCGCTCCTCGCGCACCAGCATGGCCGTTAGCTTCTGCCGCAAGCTCAGCAGGTAGCGCACGTCATTGGCGGCGTAGCGCAACTGCGCCGGCGATAGGTTGGCGGCATCGCCCCAGTCGGAGCTCTGCGCGTTCTTATCCAGCTCGATTTGCTCCAACTCTTGCACCAGCGCTTTCAGGCCGTGGCTGGCGGTATAGGTGCGCGCGAGCTTGCTGGCGATTTTGGTGCAAAAAATGGACTGGGTCCGGATGCCAAAGTTGTGCTGCAGCTGGGCAACGTCAAAGCGGGCAAAGTGAAACACGCTAGCGGGGGCGGCTGCTTCCATGAGCTGCTTGAGCCGCAGGGCCTCGGTCTGGCCCTTTTCGATGCGAATGGCGGTGACGGCATCGTTGGGATCGCACAGCTGCACCAAGCAGAGGCGATCGCGCTGCGGGTTGAGGCCCATGGTCTCGGTGTCGACCGCAATGGCCTCGGCGTCCAAGTAGCGCTCGAGCAGCGGCTGGGACAGGTCGCGATCGCAGATTTGCAGCTCGCTGGGTTCCATGGCAGCTCACTCGCTCAGGACATCGTTGCGCTCCAGGTAGCGGGCCACGGTCTGCACGTCCTTGTCGCCGCGGCCGGAGCAGTTGATGGCAATGCGCGGGCTGCCGCTCAGTTGCGGGCAGAGCACTTCTAGGTAGGCGATGGCGTGCGCGGTCTCCAGCGCGGGCACGATCCCCTCCAGCTGCGCCAGCCGCTGGAAGGCCGCCACGGCTTGGGTATCGGTGACGTTGTCGTAGCGGACGCGTCCGCTGTCTTTAAGGTGGCTGTGCTCGGGGCCAACGCCCGGGTAGTCCAGGCCGGCGCTGATCGAGTGGGCCTGCTGGATTTGGCCCTGCTCGTCCTGGAGCAGATAGCTCATGGCCCCGTGCAGCACGCCGGGGGTGCCGCAGCTCAGGGTGGCTGCATGCCGGGCCGATTGCAGGCCGTCGCCAGCCGCTTCTATGCCAATGGCTCGCACGCCGGGCTCGGGCAAAAACGGGTAGAACAGGCCCATGGCATTGGAACCGCCGCCCACACAGGCCAGCAGCACGTCGGGCAACCCGCCCCAGGCTGCCTGGCACTGGCGCCGCGCCTCCTGGCCGATGATGGCCTGGAAGTCGCGCACCATCATGGGATAGGGGTGGGGGCCGGCCACCGAGCCCAGCACGTAATGGGTCGTGCCCACGTAGGTAACCCAATCGCGAATGGCTTCGGAAGTGGCGTCTTTGAGCGTGGCACTGCCGGCGTGTACTGGCCGGACAGTGGCGCCCAACAGCTCCATGCGGAACACGTTGAGCGACTGGCGTTCCATGTCGCGCGCGCCCATGTAGATGGTGCAGCTGAGGCCCAGGTGGGCGCAGGCGGTCGCGGTTGCGACGCCGTGCTGGCCGGCCCCTGTCTCGGCGACAATGCGCTGTTTGCCCATGCGCTGCGCCAGCAGCGCCTGCGCCAGGGCGTTGTTGATTTTGTGGGCGCCGGTGTGGTTGAGGTCTTCGCGCTTGAGATAGATCTGCGGCCTGCTCCCATCGGCGCGCGCGTAGCGTTGGCTCAAGCGCTCGGCCCGATAGAGCGGGGTGGGACGACCCACATAGCCCTCCAGCAGCTGCTGAAGCTGGGCCTGGAACTCGGGATCGTCGCGGTAGTGGGTGTAGGCCGACTCCAGCGCCTGCAGGGCCGGAACGAGCGTCTCTGGGACGTAGCGGCCGCCAAACCCACCAAAGCGGCCGGCAGCATCGGGTTGGACCTCGGGCGCCGAACGCGGCGCTGAAGCGGCAGATGGCATCGCAGCCGGGGCGAGCAACGGCCCCTATTATATAGGAGCTGGGCTAGAAGTTCTCGTAGTTGGCGATCGCGGCGCTCATTTTGTCGATGACCGCCGCCACCGGCATGCTGCCCAGCTCGCCCGAGGCGCGCGTGCGAACGCTCAGGGTCTGGCCTTCCACCTCTTGGGCGCCCACAATGCCCATGACCGGAATTTTTTGCTTTTCGGCATTGCGGATGGCTTTGCCCAGGCGCTCGCCGCTGCGATCGGTCTCGGCGCGGATGCCGCGGGCCTGCATCTGCGCACTCACTTGCTCGGCGAACTCGCGCTGGTTGTCGCTAACCGGCAGCAGCCGTGCCTGCACCGGCGCCAGCCACAGCGGGAAGTCGCCGGCGTACTCCTCAATCAAAATGCCCATCAGCCGCTCCAGCGAGCCAAAGGGTGCGCGGTGGATCATGACCGGACGCTGGCGGGATCCATCAGCAGCCACGTACTCCAGATCGAAGCGCTCGGGCAGGTTGTAGTCCACCTGCACCGTTCCCAGCTGCCACTCGCGCTCCAGGGCATCTTGAAAGATAAAGTCCAGCTTGGGCCCGTAAAAGGCGGCCTCACCAATGCCTTCCACGTAGCTCAAGCCCAGCTGCTCGACGGCGCGGCGGATGGCCCCCTCGGCTTGCTCCCAGGCCCGATCCGAGCCCAGGTACTCGTCCGAGTCGGGATCGCGAAAGCTCAGGCGGGCGGTGAAGCTATCGAGCTGGAGCTTGCCAAACACCGATAGGAACAGATCGACAACGTTGAGAAACTCGGCATCGAGCTGCTCGGGCGTCACGAACAGGTGGGCATCGTCCACGGTGAAGCCGCGCACGCGCGTGAGGCCGCCCAACTCGCCCGATTGCTCGTGCCGGTAGACGGTGCCGAACTCAGCCAGGCGCAGCGGCAAGTCGCGGTAGGAGCGCAGCTCGTTTTGATAAATCTGGATGTGGAAGGGGCAGTTCATGGGCTTGAGGACAAAGCCCTCCTCCTGGGCCGGGGCCGCTTCGTCATCGGCCATGAGCGGGAACATGTCCTCGCGGTACTTCTGCCAGTGCCCGGAGGTCTTGAACAGATCGACGCGCGCGATGTGGGGCGTCACTACCGGCTGATAGCCGCGCTCGCGCTGCTGCTGCTTGAGGAACTCCTCGAGCAGCGAGCGGACGGTTGCCCCCTTGGGGGTCCATAGCGGCAACCCCGGTCCAACGGCGTCGCTGAAGGCAAACAGGTCCAGTTCCTTGCCCAGCCGGCGGTGGTCGCGCTTGAGGGCTTCTTGCTTGCGGCGCTGGTACTCGGCCAGCTGCTCGGGGGTTTCCCAAGCCGTACCGTAGATGCGCTGGAGCTGCTCGCGGTTGGCATCGCCGCGCCAGTAAGCCCCCGCGACGCTCTCTAAGGCGATCGCTTTGGGGTCGAGCTCGCCGGTGTGGGCCA
Proteins encoded:
- a CDS encoding NUDIX hydrolase, with the protein product MAERFTEVAVAVLHRQRRFLLQLRDRRSDIVYPGHWACFGGHLEPGETPAAAVRRELQEEIGHCPAGLTAIGCHTSNGIRRHLFAAPLALAPAQLQQREGEAMALVPAAAIRRGRHYAPQLGNWMPIATPHRALLLDWLARRS
- the cobM gene encoding precorrin-4 C(11)-methyltransferase, with protein sequence MPTPDPLPAGVYLIGAGPGDPELLTVKAHKILARADTVIFAHSLVPSAILQAVRADAERVPTGNKTLEQILPIAIDRVRSGHAVVRLHSGDLSLYSAIHEQIRALTEAEVPFELVPGIGAYQDATAKLGIELTVPELTQTIILTRISGRASAVPEAEALASLAAHGASLGLYLAARHVAAAQAQLQQHYPEQTPVAICYRLGWPDEAIWLVPLAQMAAQSQQQNLTRTTLYLIGPAVEAARDRAAYNLAQARSRLYHPDYAHLFRPARSAPTADG
- a CDS encoding prolipoprotein diacylglyceryl transferase, yielding MALFAFQFQSPGPILFELGPVSVRWYGALIALAVLVGVTLAQALAKRRNVSLELVGDLAVWLVIGAIPGARLYYVLFEWERYAGKPGEIVAIWNGGIAIHGAILGGALAAAIFARLRRVSWWRLADLVAPPLVLGQAIGRWGNFFNSEAFGRPTDLPWKLYIPPAKRPPQYLDEAYFHPTFLYESLWDLGVFVLLMALFVWGLRHPGRLKLGVIALAYAMAYSAGRIWIEDLRTDSLMLAGVQAAQVASALGIGLGAIGLIWLYWCDRPLPDVVRVDRRAPRSRPKDYADT
- a CDS encoding 23S rRNA (adenine(2503)-C(2))-methyltransferase RlmN, with translation MAPATAREDVLLGKSLEELQAWARQHGQPAFRGKQIHQWLYRKGARSLREVSVLPKAWRESLADWPLGRSALHHRSIAPDGTRKYLLRLADGAVVETVGIPTAKRLTVCVSSQVGCPMACDFCATGKGGFSRNLACHEIVDQVLTVGEDFGQRPSNVVFMGMGEPLLNEAAVVAAIRSLNRDVGISQRSLTLSTVGLPGRIRQLAQQQLQITFAVSLHASNQAVRERLIPSARHHPLAALLAECRDYVALTGRRVSFEYILLAGTNDAPEQAQELAEHLRGFQSHTNLIPYNPIDEADYQRPDRQRIQAFRSVLEQHGIATSVRHSRGLEADAACGQLRQERARA
- a CDS encoding 1,4-dihydroxy-2-naphthoyl-CoA synthase, encoding MQPDWQPCNAYTDIRYEKAAGIAKATIDRPHKRNAFRPQTVSELYDAFCDAREDPNIGVVLLTGAGPHSDGKHAFCAGGDQSVRDKAGYADAGGTPRLNVLDLQRLIRSMPKVVIALVAGYAIGGGNVLQVVCDLTIAADNAVFGQTGPKVGSFDGGFGANYLARIVGVKKAKEIWFLCRQYDAEQAREMGLVNCVVPLAKLEAEGVRWAHEILDKSPIAIRCLKAAFNADTDGQAGLQELAGNATLLYYMTEEGNEGKQAFLDKRSPDFRQYPWRP
- a CDS encoding phage shock protein A, translating into MGWLQRLWRVVRANINSLIGRAEDPEKILEQAVADMQQDLVRLRQAVAQAIASQKRTERQASQARSQAQEWHRRAQLALEKGDENLAREALQRRKTHQDNAQALEQQLQQQNQVVDRLKRNMRQLEGKISQARTQKDLYIARARSAQASQKIAELTDDLSTGSALNAFERMEDKVNELETSAQAAQELSGDELDKRFSRLEQGEAVESELSQLRAGQSSGELPAGEQPAIGDAEVERELERLRSQRDR
- a CDS encoding succinyldiaminopimelate aminotransferase (catalyzes the formation of N-succinyl-2-L-amino-6-oxoheptanedioate and L-glutamate from N-succinyl-L-2,6-diaminoheptanedioate and 2-oxoglutarate); the protein is MRFARRLQPLQANVFAEMDAAKARARSAGRPIIDLSLGSTDRPAPERALAAIEGSLSDPSTHGYTLFHDTQAFREAVARWYERKYGLAINAETEVLLLIGCQEGTAHLPLALLDPGSVALLQDPGYPSHAGGVRLADGEIYRMPTLAENEFLPQLEAIPQAVLERARMMVLSYPHNPTTATAPLSFFQRAVAFCRDWNLALVHDFPYADFVYDGRPAAPSALQADPARERTIEFFTLSKSFNMGGFRVAYAIGNAELIAALQNVKSTVDFNQYRGIINGAIAALEGSQAIVQDTVAQFQQRRDALVGALHRVGWPVPAPAATLYVWAPLPAGWPGTAMQFCTQLVAETGVAAAPGSGFGERGEGYVRLALVRDPEVLTQAAERMGEFLQPYLQAAPAR
- a CDS encoding permease translates to MTVASGLALALSGVGAGLLAGLLGIGGGVLLVPLLVSWGYVPVRAVATSSLAIVVISLSGSLQNWRMGELSWRSALALGVPAAIAAQGGAWAAERLASAVLLAAFGALLLTNIYLMGLRRRLASASASPAAIAPWASRLGTGGIAGFMAGLFGVGGGVVLVPLQVLLLGESIKTAVRASLGAVAIATTSACLGHAQAGNVALLPGLLLGTGGLAGAQVSTRLLPRLPDRAVALLFRGLMAGLAATIFWQAWREGAAL
- a CDS encoding rhodanese-like domain-containing protein; its protein translation is MSQAADRNTAQAPQVKAKHILDRLNWGEPAFSILDVRDRSAYNQSRIMGALSMPMTELVERARRSFEADRVLYVYGESDRQTAEAVRQLQAAGFQQAYGVEGGLLGWKRMAGPTEGNADAS
- a CDS encoding rhodanese-like domain-containing protein codes for the protein MAGLADLKRALSRLVPIPSGIERSRSRAYDLKMRLDWGQPALTIVDVRDRRAYNISHIQGAVSMPRNELLERALATLEPQRDIYIYGDTDEDTAAAAQTLRTAGFQRVTELRGGVAGWKAFGYPVESMFAYSL
- a CDS encoding ribonuclease D produces the protein MEPSELQICDRDLSQPLLERYLDAEAIAVDTETMGLNPQRDRLCLVQLCDPNDAVTAIRIEKGQTEALRLKQLMEAAAPASVFHFARFDVAQLQHNFGIRTQSIFCTKIASKLARTYTASHGLKALVQELEQIELDKNAQSSDWGDAANLSPAQLRYAANDVRYLLSLRQKLTAMLVREERWALARQCFDCVPVFANLDLRQFNGVFEHK
- the trpB gene encoding tryptophan synthase subunit beta, yielding MPSAASAPRSAPEVQPDAAGRFGGFGGRYVPETLVPALQALESAYTHYRDDPEFQAQLQQLLEGYVGRPTPLYRAERLSQRYARADGSRPQIYLKREDLNHTGAHKINNALAQALLAQRMGKQRIVAETGAGQHGVATATACAHLGLSCTIYMGARDMERQSLNVFRMELLGATVRPVHAGSATLKDATSEAIRDWVTYVGTTHYVLGSVAGPHPYPMMVRDFQAIIGQEARRQCQAAWGGLPDVLLACVGGGSNAMGLFYPFLPEPGVRAIGIEAAGDGLQSARHAATLSCGTPGVLHGAMSYLLQDEQGQIQQAHSISAGLDYPGVGPEHSHLKDSGRVRYDNVTDTQAVAAFQRLAQLEGIVPALETAHAIAYLEVLCPQLSGSPRIAINCSGRGDKDVQTVARYLERNDVLSE